The Terriglobales bacterium genome segment CCCAAGTGGGGACGCGACGGCAAGGAGATCTTCTACATCGCTTCGGGCGATACCCGGGTGACGGCCGTTCCCGTCCGCGCCAAGGCTGGGCAGTTCACCATCGGCGAGGCCAAGCCCCTGTTCCGCTTGTCCGGCACGGCGCAGTTGTTCTCCTGGTTCGAGCCTTCGACCCGCAGCGACAAGTTCCTGGCCCCCGCCCCCATGGGCGAGAACCAGCCTCCGCTGACCCTGATCACCAACTGGACTGCCGCCCTGTCCAAGTAGCTTGCTTCTGATGGCTGACGGCTGACCGCTAGTACGGGAAAGGTTCGATCTTCCACTTCTCGAACACTTTCGCTTCCAGGAAGATCTTGAACAGCTCGGGGTCGAGCTCGCCGTCCTTGACCGCGAAGCCCAGGATCTCGATGGCCCGCTCCTGGCTGACCGCCCGCTTGTACGGCCGGTCGCTGGCCGAGAGCGCGTCGAAGATGTCGGAGATGGTCATCATCCGCGTCTGCACCGGGATCTCCGGCGCCGCCAGCTTGTACGGATAGCCCAGTCCGTTCAGCTTCTCGTGGTGGCCGCGCGCGATCTCCGGGATGGTGCGGATCTCCCGCGTCCACGGGATCTGCTGCAGGAAATTGAAGGTGTGCACCACGTGCGACTCGATCTGCAGCCGCTCCGACTCGTCCAGCGATCCCTTGCGGATGGAGAGCAGGCGAACCTCGTCCGGGGTCAGCAGCTGGCGCTCATCCCCGCCGAAGCCCAAAAACTTCTGCGTCGCGATGTCTTGCAGCATCCCGAAACTGCCCTCGGGCAGCACCGTGGGCTCGTCCGACTTCATCACCACGCCCAGATGGTCGTCCAGCAGCCTCAGCTCGCGCTCCAGCTCGGCCTCGAACTCCGGAGACTTCTTGGCGAACTCCTCCGGCCCGCTCTGCAGCAGATGCTGCAGCTTGCGCTTCAGCGTCTCCACTTCGCGGGTGCGCTTGACGAACTCGAAGCGCTGCTTGATCAGGTCCATCTGCGCGGGGTAGAGCTTCTTGGCCTTGACCAGCACCTCCTCGCGCACCCCGACCTTGCCGAAATCGTGCAGCAGCGAGGCGTAGCGGATGGCCTTCATCTCGCTGCGCTCGAACTTCAAGTCGGCGAACGGCCCGGAGTCAGCGCGGTCCACCGCTTCCGCCAGCGCCACCGTCAGGTTCGCCACCCGGAACGAATGGCCGCTGGTGGTGGGGTCGCGCGCCTCGATGGCGATGACCGACGCCTTCACGAACCCTTCCAGCATCCTCTGGATGGCCTCGTACAGCTGGCTGTTCTCATAGGCCACCGCCGCCTGGCTGGCCAGCGATTCCACCAGCTCCTGCTGCCGCTGGGTGTACGGCACCACTTCCCGCTCCACCACCGCCACGTCTTCCAGCCTGGCCTCGTAGTGCCGCTTGGCGTTCAGCAGTTGCACCACCCCCACGATCTCATCCTTCTGATTGCGCATGGGGACGGCCAGGATGGACTTGGTGCGGTACCCGGTGCTCTCGTCGAAGCGCCGGCTGAAGGAGAAGGGCACCCCTTCGGGCAGCTCGTAGGCGTCGCCCAGGCGCAGGCTCTGCCCGGTCAGGGCCACGTAGCCGGCGATGGACTTCTTGCTCAGCTCCATCGTCGTCTCTTTGAAAGGAAAGCCCTTGGAATCGTTCTGCGCCAGCTTGAAGCGCATCCGCTTGCGCGGCTCCTTGCGCTCGTCCTTCAGCTTGCCCGGCGGCAGCTTGACCTCTTCCAGTTCGAGCAGGTAGAGCGAGCCCGCGTCGCTCTGGGTGATCTCCCGGCACTTGGTCAGGATCAACTCCAGCAGCCGCTCGGTGTTGTGCTCCGCCGACAGCGCCGCCCCGATCTTGTTCAGCTCCGAGATCTCGCGCGTGGCCCCCGCCAGCTGCTCTCCCACCTGGCGCCGGGTGGCGTGCAGATGGATGTGGTCGAGCGCATTGTCCACCATGCGCTCCAGCAGCTCGTTCGTGGTCTCCGGCGGCAGGTAGGCGTACACCACCGAGTCCAGCCGCGGATCGCCGAAGCGGTCGCGGCAGAGCGCGATCACCCGCACGCTCGGATCGCGCAGCTGGTCGTAGTGCTCGCGCACCAGCCGTTCCGACGAGGTGAGCACCACTTTTTCCGCCACGTTCGCGTCCAGCTTCTCCCAGGGCATCCGGCGGAAGCGCTGCGTCCCCCGCAGCCTCTCCCGGCATGCCAGGTCGCCGTCGAAGTACACGATGACCGGCAGGATGTGGACACTCCCGGATTTTGGCGCCGTCCGTGCCGTCGTGCTCATGATTGCAGTAGGAGGGGGAGAGACTACTCTGGCCGCAAACTATACCAGAATTACGGGCGGGTGCCTCACCAAGTCGCGATTTTGGCTGCCGACTGACGACCGGCGACTGGCGACTTCTTCACCAGCGGTGGAACGCCGGATGCCCTTCCTTCACCGCCACGAACTTCCCCCGCGCCGTGGCGCAGACCTGCCCGCCGGCCAGCAGCTCCGCCTCGATCACCGCCCGGTCGTCCTTGATCTCCGCCACCCGCGCCACCAGCCGCACCGGCCCGGCCACCGGCGTCGGCCGCAGCAGCTTGATGGAGTACTCCGCGGTCACGGTGCAGGGCGGCTTGTCGGCCCCGGCCCGCTTCATCAGGTGATAGGCCGCCGTCCAGTTCGAGTGGCAGTCCATCAGCGCCCCGATGATCCCCCCGTTCAGCGCCCCCTGGTACGCCTGGTGATGCGCCTGCGGCTGGAACTCGGCCACCACCTGGTCGCCCTCGACGAAGCTCTGGATGTGCAGCCCCTGCGGATTCGCCGGCCCGCACCCGAAGCAGATGTTCCCCGGCGCATAGGTCTCCTGCAGACTCTTTGCCATGGCTCCAAGATAACGCACACTCCCCCGTTCCCGCTGACTCCTGACTCCTGACTCCCGACTCCTGCGTTATAATCCGCCCCACTCCCCCGAGTAACCGGTACAAACGAGGACTCCCAAATGGCCACTCCGACCCAAGCTCCGGCACCTGCGGC includes the following:
- a CDS encoding HD domain-containing phosphohydrolase, which encodes MSTTARTAPKSGSVHILPVIVYFDGDLACRERLRGTQRFRRMPWEKLDANVAEKVVLTSSERLVREHYDQLRDPSVRVIALCRDRFGDPRLDSVVYAYLPPETTNELLERMVDNALDHIHLHATRRQVGEQLAGATREISELNKIGAALSAEHNTERLLELILTKCREITQSDAGSLYLLELEEVKLPPGKLKDERKEPRKRMRFKLAQNDSKGFPFKETTMELSKKSIAGYVALTGQSLRLGDAYELPEGVPFSFSRRFDESTGYRTKSILAVPMRNQKDEIVGVVQLLNAKRHYEARLEDVAVVEREVVPYTQRQQELVESLASQAAVAYENSQLYEAIQRMLEGFVKASVIAIEARDPTTSGHSFRVANLTVALAEAVDRADSGPFADLKFERSEMKAIRYASLLHDFGKVGVREEVLVKAKKLYPAQMDLIKQRFEFVKRTREVETLKRKLQHLLQSGPEEFAKKSPEFEAELERELRLLDDHLGVVMKSDEPTVLPEGSFGMLQDIATQKFLGFGGDERQLLTPDEVRLLSIRKGSLDESERLQIESHVVHTFNFLQQIPWTREIRTIPEIARGHHEKLNGLGYPYKLAAPEIPVQTRMMTISDIFDALSASDRPYKRAVSQERAIEILGFAVKDGELDPELFKIFLEAKVFEKWKIEPFPY
- a CDS encoding PaaI family thioesterase, with the protein product MAKSLQETYAPGNICFGCGPANPQGLHIQSFVEGDQVVAEFQPQAHHQAYQGALNGGIIGALMDCHSNWTAAYHLMKRAGADKPPCTVTAEYSIKLLRPTPVAGPVRLVARVAEIKDDRAVIEAELLAGGQVCATARGKFVAVKEGHPAFHRW